One Candidatus Thermokryptus mobilis DNA window includes the following coding sequences:
- the rpoC gene encoding DNA-directed RNA polymerase subunit beta', translating into MEKLPIVKEGLLKKKQISKVSIRLASPDTILQWSRGEVTKPETINYRTYKPEKDGLFCEKIFGPVKDWECHCGKYKRIRYRGVICDRCGVEVTQRSVRRERMGHIELAVPVVHIWYLRSVPSKIGALLGMSTKDLEKVVYYESYVVIKPGKTGLKEKDLITEEQYQEILDRFPDNDKLPNDHPDKFIAKMGGEAILDLLKNINIEELSAELRAQLISETSEQKKQEILKRLKVVEAFKPKEVQTRTGKTTEQEVNRPEWMVLTHIPVIPPELRPLVPLEGGRFATSDLNDLYRRVIIRNNRLKRLKEIKAPEIILRNEKRMLQEAVDALLDNSRRVSAVKADTNRPLKSLSDILKGKQGRFRQNLLGKRVDYSGRSVIVVGPELKLHQCGLPKDMAVELFKPFLIRKLMERGYAKAARTAKRIIERKDPIIWEILEKVVDGHPVLLNRAPTLHRLSIQAFQPVLTDAKAIQLHPLVCVAFNADFDGDQMAVHVPLSYEAQLEARILMLSSHNLLKPADGKPITIATQDIVLGLYYLTKERSGEPGEGKTFYSPEEVIIAHNSGKLGLHAKIKVRIFNNETGKYEIIETTTGRVLFNQIVPKEIGFVNELLTKKKLADLIAKIYKKFGNVRTAEFLDEMKDMGYYYATKSGISIGVPDVIVPKEKDKIIEEYQRRVDAHWQDYLEGAISDSERYNKVIDEWSAATEKVAKVLFDELSRVNQGFNPLFVMLDSGARGSKDQVRQLGGMRGLMQKPQKGMTGQPYEMIEYPILSNFREGLSIWEYFLSTHGARKGLADTALKTSDAGYLTRRLVDVAQDVVVTEEDCGTVRGITLSALKEEGGEEIRVTLAERIVGRVSLHDIYNPTTGEIIVQAGQEIDEEIAQKIEEANIEEVEVRSVLTCEAKYGVCVKCYGRNLATGRMVEVGEAIGIIAAQSIGEPGTQLTLRTFHTGGSVAGGGYRPSKIYAKNDGVVKFVNIRYIPYEKVDDEGAQTVLRVISRQGYLLITGKDGQEKKYAVPYGSDLKVRDGQTVKKNDELYETDPYNSVIIAEKGGRVEFIDLIPDVTYREETDETTGHLQKVIIESKDKSKVPRVKIVDSKGEEYFQPIPVRALINPDLKEGGHINAGDIIAKIPREQAKIRDITGGLPKVVNLFEARTPNNPAELAEIDGVVSVKTEGNYYIVKIVSDDGRFEKEYKIPQTKHLLVEDGDRVYAGDRLTDGPINPHAILKIKGLNAVQQYLVNEIQDVYRNEGVEINDKHIEVIVRQMMRKVKINKPGDTKFLEKDIVDKDVVDDENAKIREMVVITSKGDSKFKVGQLKRKIEVDRENAELKKRRKKPAEYRPAQPAEFEPVLLGITSAALTTESWISAASFQETTRVLTDAAIEGKVDYLRGLKENVVVGQLIPAGTGFRNKDKDYRRIIVRTKEEEIEKVETKEEVEEREKKTASL; encoded by the coding sequence ATGGAAAAACTCCCAATCGTCAAAGAAGGTCTTTTAAAGAAAAAACAGATCTCAAAGGTTTCAATTCGTCTTGCTTCGCCTGATACGATACTCCAGTGGTCAAGAGGTGAGGTGACAAAACCGGAGACGATAAATTACAGGACGTATAAGCCCGAAAAGGATGGTCTCTTTTGTGAGAAAATTTTTGGACCAGTTAAGGACTGGGAATGCCATTGCGGTAAATATAAAAGGATCAGATACAGGGGTGTCATTTGTGACAGATGCGGAGTTGAGGTTACACAAAGGAGCGTGCGAAGGGAAAGGATGGGTCACATAGAACTTGCGGTTCCCGTTGTTCATATCTGGTACTTGAGGTCTGTCCCGAGCAAAATTGGAGCTCTTCTTGGGATGTCTACAAAAGACCTTGAGAAAGTTGTTTATTATGAATCATATGTTGTGATTAAGCCGGGGAAGACGGGTTTAAAGGAAAAAGATTTGATAACCGAGGAACAGTATCAAGAGATACTTGATAGATTTCCTGACAATGATAAGCTTCCGAACGACCATCCCGATAAATTTATCGCAAAGATGGGTGGAGAAGCGATACTTGACCTTTTGAAAAACATCAACATTGAAGAGCTTTCCGCCGAGTTAAGAGCACAACTTATCAGTGAAACATCTGAGCAGAAGAAGCAAGAGATTTTGAAGCGACTTAAAGTTGTTGAAGCTTTTAAACCGAAAGAAGTTCAAACTAGAACTGGGAAAACAACTGAGCAAGAGGTCAATAGACCCGAGTGGATGGTTTTGACGCATATACCTGTAATTCCTCCGGAGTTAAGACCGCTTGTTCCTCTTGAAGGTGGTAGGTTTGCGACAAGCGATTTGAACGATCTTTATCGCAGGGTGATAATTAGGAATAATAGATTGAAACGTTTGAAGGAGATAAAAGCGCCAGAGATAATTTTAAGGAATGAAAAGAGAATGCTTCAAGAAGCAGTTGACGCTTTGCTTGATAATTCAAGGCGTGTAAGTGCAGTTAAAGCTGATACGAATAGACCTTTGAAATCGCTTTCGGATATACTCAAAGGTAAACAAGGAAGATTTAGGCAGAACTTACTTGGGAAGAGAGTTGATTATTCTGGGCGTTCGGTAATAGTTGTTGGACCTGAGCTTAAGCTTCACCAGTGTGGTTTGCCAAAGGATATGGCAGTTGAATTGTTCAAGCCGTTCCTGATCCGAAAACTTATGGAGCGCGGTTATGCCAAAGCAGCGAGAACAGCAAAAAGGATAATAGAGAGAAAGGACCCAATAATTTGGGAGATACTTGAAAAGGTTGTTGATGGGCATCCCGTTCTTTTGAATCGTGCTCCAACTTTGCACCGTCTTAGCATACAAGCATTTCAACCAGTCCTTACAGATGCCAAGGCAATTCAATTGCATCCACTTGTTTGCGTTGCATTTAACGCCGACTTTGACGGTGACCAGATGGCAGTTCATGTTCCGCTCTCTTATGAAGCGCAGCTTGAGGCGAGGATTCTTATGCTTTCAAGTCATAATCTTCTAAAACCAGCGGATGGAAAGCCAATTACCATTGCAACGCAGGACATCGTTCTCGGATTGTATTATCTGACAAAAGAAAGAAGCGGTGAACCAGGGGAAGGGAAAACTTTTTATTCGCCCGAAGAAGTTATAATCGCTCACAACAGTGGGAAGCTTGGACTGCACGCTAAGATAAAGGTTAGGATTTTCAACAACGAGACAGGTAAATATGAGATTATTGAGACGACGACCGGGAGAGTTTTATTTAATCAGATAGTCCCAAAGGAAATCGGCTTTGTCAACGAGCTTTTGACGAAAAAGAAGTTGGCTGATTTGATAGCGAAAATTTACAAGAAATTTGGGAATGTCCGAACAGCTGAGTTTCTTGATGAGATGAAGGATATGGGTTATTATTACGCAACTAAATCGGGTATCTCAATTGGTGTTCCAGATGTAATTGTCCCAAAGGAAAAAGACAAGATAATAGAGGAATATCAGCGCCGGGTTGATGCACACTGGCAAGATTATCTTGAGGGGGCGATTTCAGATTCCGAGAGATATAACAAAGTTATAGATGAGTGGTCAGCTGCGACTGAAAAAGTTGCAAAGGTTTTGTTTGATGAGCTTTCAAGGGTCAATCAAGGTTTCAATCCTCTATTTGTTATGCTTGATTCCGGTGCAAGAGGTTCAAAAGATCAGGTTAGGCAATTAGGTGGTATGAGAGGTTTGATGCAGAAACCACAGAAGGGGATGACGGGTCAGCCGTATGAAATGATTGAGTATCCAATTTTATCTAACTTCCGTGAGGGTCTTTCAATTTGGGAGTACTTCCTATCAACGCACGGAGCCAGGAAAGGTCTTGCGGATACTGCTTTAAAAACATCAGACGCTGGCTATCTCACAAGGCGACTTGTTGATGTTGCGCAAGATGTTGTTGTGACCGAAGAGGACTGCGGAACTGTAAGAGGAATAACACTTAGCGCCCTAAAAGAAGAAGGTGGTGAAGAGATAAGAGTCACATTGGCTGAAAGAATTGTAGGTCGTGTTTCACTGCACGATATTTATAACCCAACAACAGGAGAAATAATTGTTCAAGCTGGTCAGGAAATTGATGAGGAAATTGCACAGAAAATTGAAGAAGCTAACATTGAAGAGGTGGAAGTTCGCTCGGTCTTGACTTGCGAAGCAAAATACGGTGTATGTGTGAAGTGTTACGGTAGAAACCTTGCAACAGGAAGAATGGTTGAGGTCGGTGAAGCGATTGGGATAATCGCTGCTCAATCAATCGGTGAGCCTGGAACTCAGCTTACACTTAGAACTTTCCACACCGGTGGAAGCGTTGCCGGGGGTGGATACAGACCTTCAAAAATCTATGCGAAAAATGACGGCGTTGTTAAGTTTGTGAATATAAGGTACATACCTTATGAAAAAGTGGATGACGAAGGAGCGCAAACTGTCCTGCGTGTGATTTCCAGGCAAGGATATCTGCTCATCACTGGCAAAGATGGTCAAGAGAAGAAGTATGCTGTACCTTATGGTTCCGACTTGAAAGTCAGAGATGGTCAAACCGTCAAAAAGAATGATGAACTTTATGAGACCGACCCGTATAACTCCGTTATAATTGCTGAAAAAGGCGGTAGAGTTGAATTCATAGACCTTATCCCAGATGTCACTTATCGTGAGGAAACGGATGAAACAACAGGTCATTTGCAAAAAGTTATAATTGAGTCAAAGGACAAAAGCAAGGTTCCCAGGGTTAAAATCGTTGATTCAAAAGGTGAGGAATACTTCCAGCCGATCCCAGTTAGAGCGTTGATTAATCCTGATTTAAAAGAAGGTGGACATATAAATGCCGGTGATATAATCGCTAAGATACCGAGAGAACAAGCAAAGATAAGAGATATAACTGGAGGTTTGCCGAAGGTCGTTAATCTGTTTGAAGCGAGAACACCGAACAACCCAGCTGAACTTGCTGAAATTGACGGCGTTGTAAGTGTAAAAACTGAAGGAAATTACTACATCGTTAAAATCGTCAGCGATGATGGTCGTTTTGAGAAAGAATATAAAATACCTCAAACGAAACATTTACTTGTTGAAGATGGTGATAGAGTGTATGCCGGCGATAGATTGACAGATGGACCGATTAATCCGCACGCAATTCTGAAGATAAAAGGACTTAACGCCGTTCAGCAATACCTTGTTAATGAGATTCAAGATGTTTATAGAAATGAAGGTGTAGAGATAAACGATAAGCACATTGAAGTCATCGTTAGGCAGATGATGAGGAAGGTTAAGATAAATAAGCCAGGTGACACGAAGTTCCTTGAGAAGGACATAGTAGATAAAGATGTGGTTGATGATGAGAATGCGAAGATCAGAGAGATGGTAGTTATAACAAGCAAGGGAGATTCAAAATTCAAGGTTGGGCAATTGAAGAGGAAGATAGAAGTTGATAGGGAAAATGCTGAGCTGAAAAAGAGGAGGAAGAAGCCGGCGGAATATCGTCCTGCTCAACCAGCTGAATTTGAGCCTGTTTTGCTTGGTATAACAAGCGCTGCTCTTACAACTGAGAGCTGGATTTCTGCAGCGTCCTTCCAAGAGACAACGCGTGTTCTGACTGACGCTGCTATTGAAGGAAAGGTTGATTATTTGAGGGGCTTGAAAGAAAATGTCGTTGTCGGTCAATTGATCCCGGCAGGAACTGGATTTAGAAACAAAGATAAAGATTACCGCAGAATTATAGTGAGGACGAAGGAAGAAGAAATTGAAAAGGTTGAAACCAAGGAAGAAGTTGAAGAAAGGGAAAAGAAGACGGCGTCATTGTGA
- the alr gene encoding alanine racemase codes for MRPTVAQINLSAFEFNFNQVKKLVGDKTKIMAVVKANAYGHGAVEISKLAISLGAEYLAVAIPEEGVELRKNEIETPILVFTAPFEHQIELFFKYDLTPTIFTIDIAEKFNSFAGKLGRKIKCHIKVDTGMGRVGINFKDAFEFVRKLNQRYGNLIIEGIYTHFATSDEKDKTYANLQFKRFIELIQALESSGIKIPIKHCANSGAILDLPQTYLDMVRPGIMLYGYHPSLDVLNKVELRPVMTLKSRVAFLKVVEPGTSISYGRRFITQKKTRIATIPIGYADGYNRLLTNCGKVLINGKIFPVVGTVTMDQIMVDVGLEDEVKVGDDVILFGDCEITAWDVAKLIGTIPYEVCCNVSARVPRVYLRD; via the coding sequence ATGAGACCCACTGTTGCACAGATTAATCTTTCTGCTTTTGAGTTTAATTTTAACCAGGTTAAAAAGCTCGTTGGGGATAAGACCAAAATTATGGCTGTTGTAAAGGCGAATGCATACGGACACGGAGCCGTTGAAATTTCAAAACTAGCTATTTCACTCGGGGCGGAATATCTTGCCGTTGCTATCCCAGAGGAGGGGGTTGAGCTTCGCAAAAATGAAATTGAAACACCAATCCTTGTCTTCACAGCACCTTTTGAACATCAAATTGAGTTGTTCTTTAAGTATGATTTAACGCCGACGATCTTCACAATTGACATCGCTGAAAAGTTCAATTCATTCGCTGGAAAATTGGGGCGAAAGATAAAATGTCATATCAAAGTTGATACAGGAATGGGAAGGGTTGGCATCAATTTTAAAGATGCGTTTGAATTTGTGAGAAAGTTAAACCAGAGATACGGAAATCTTATAATTGAGGGAATTTACACGCACTTTGCTACATCTGATGAAAAAGACAAAACATATGCAAATCTTCAATTCAAGAGGTTTATTGAACTTATTCAAGCGCTTGAATCAAGCGGTATCAAAATACCAATTAAACATTGTGCAAATTCTGGAGCGATACTTGACCTTCCGCAGACATATCTTGATATGGTTAGACCTGGCATAATGCTTTATGGTTATCATCCGTCACTTGATGTTTTAAATAAGGTTGAGCTTCGCCCTGTGATGACTTTGAAATCAAGGGTTGCTTTTTTGAAAGTAGTTGAACCAGGGACGAGCATAAGTTACGGGCGAAGATTTATAACTCAAAAGAAGACAAGGATCGCCACTATACCCATTGGTTATGCCGATGGTTACAACCGCTTGCTTACAAATTGTGGTAAGGTGCTTATCAATGGGAAAATTTTCCCAGTTGTCGGGACTGTGACGATGGATCAGATAATGGTTGATGTTGGTTTAGAAGATGAAGTAAAAGTCGGCGATGATGTGATTTTATTTGGAGATTGTGAAATCACCGCTTGGGATGTTGCAAAATTGATAGGGACGATCCCTTATGAAGTTTGTTGCAATGTCTCGGCGAGAGTTCCAAGGGTTTATTTAAGGGATTAA
- a CDS encoding mannose-1-phosphate guanylyltransferase, producing the protein MKTFAVIMAGGVGSRFWPKSRSKKPKQFLNILSSKSLIEQTIERINPLIPEEDIFIVSNRNQTAELVQVLPKFPIRNVILEPLSKNTAPCIGLASLFIKRIQPDAVMVVLPSDHLIKDGERFIEILKIGIETAYQTKGLITIGIQPTYPSTGYGYIQFIEGYNDDLSQKGVFKVKTFAEKPNLETAKRFLESGDFLWNSGMFIWRTDVILDEIARHLPDIYDELMKIDSAIGTDEFKAVLESAYGRMRAISIDYGVMEKTDKAYVIKADFGWSDVGSWEEVYNLAPKDENGNYVSSSNESVILMDVKNCLVEANKSLIAMIGVEDLIVVSTDDAILICKRDRAQDVKNIVSYLKRKNMEKYL; encoded by the coding sequence ATGAAGACATTTGCTGTCATCATGGCGGGCGGGGTTGGGTCAAGATTTTGGCCTAAAAGTCGTTCAAAAAAACCCAAACAATTTCTCAACATACTTTCCTCAAAATCTTTAATTGAGCAAACAATTGAAAGGATAAACCCTTTGATCCCAGAAGAGGATATTTTCATTGTTTCAAACAGAAATCAAACTGCTGAACTCGTTCAAGTCCTTCCGAAATTTCCGATTCGAAATGTAATCCTTGAGCCACTGTCCAAAAACACAGCTCCGTGCATTGGGCTTGCGAGCTTGTTTATAAAAAGGATTCAGCCCGATGCGGTTATGGTTGTTTTACCATCGGATCACTTAATAAAAGATGGGGAAAGGTTTATTGAAATTTTAAAAATTGGAATTGAGACCGCATATCAGACCAAGGGTCTCATAACGATCGGGATACAGCCGACTTATCCATCAACTGGTTATGGGTATATACAGTTCATTGAGGGTTACAACGACGATCTCTCGCAAAAGGGAGTTTTTAAGGTCAAAACATTTGCTGAGAAGCCAAACCTTGAGACAGCAAAGCGTTTCCTTGAAAGCGGTGACTTCCTCTGGAATAGCGGTATGTTCATTTGGAGGACCGATGTGATACTTGATGAGATAGCGCGACATTTGCCTGACATTTATGACGAGTTGATGAAAATTGACTCCGCAATTGGCACCGATGAATTTAAAGCGGTTCTTGAAAGTGCTTATGGAAGGATGAGGGCAATTTCAATTGATTATGGGGTTATGGAAAAAACGGACAAGGCGTATGTTATAAAAGCCGATTTCGGTTGGAGCGATGTTGGAAGCTGGGAGGAAGTCTATAACCTCGCCCCGAAAGATGAGAACGGAAACTATGTCAGTTCAAGTAATGAATCGGTTATACTTATGGATGTAAAAAATTGCCTTGTTGAGGCAAATAAATCGTTGATAGCGATGATCGGGGTTGAGGATTTGATCGTCGTTAGCA
- the topA gene encoding type I DNA topoisomerase yields MAKNLLIVESPSKAKTISKYLGPDFIVEASVGHVKDLPKNPKDKSKLGIDLEDDYKPRYVVIRGKKEIIEKLKSLAGKVSKVYIATDPDREGEAIAWHIKTEIERINPNIYRVLFTEITRTGIEQGMRKPRSIDMNLVDAQQARRVLDRIVGYRISPFLKKVVNEKISLSAGRVQSVALRLICEREEEIRNFKPEEYWTIEAEFKTGSGEILKAKLFKIDGKEPKIPDKETAEKILKELKQKTFTISNIQKKEVLKNPAPPFITSTLQQEANNKLKFSAKKTMLLAQQLYEGVDIGEEGRVGLITYMRTDSTRISDEAVNAVREFIFNNYGKEYLPQVPRVYKKSKVSQDAHEAIRPTSMKYEPRAVKKYLSDDLFALYELIWNRFVACQMTSAVLDQTVVDIVADNYLFRATGSVVKFNGFMQIYQEASVDEKESNEREYKIPINIKVGEILKLTNLVPEQHFTKPPSRYTEATLVKELESRGIGRPSTYATIISTILERGYVELQERRLVPTDLGFAVNKILVANFPDIFDYKFTARMEEDLDEIASGKKTYVKVVDSFFRPFEEHLQNLQERKDEIRELIQEETNIICEKCGSRMVVKVDKYGKYLVCSNEECSYTMAFPADGELEKVRICPECGGRLILRRGRFGKFYGCENYPSCKYTESITTGIKCPECLEGELVERKTKRKRTFYGCSNYPKCNFILWDKPIEKPCPECGYPLIVKPNRKTSSGYKCPRCSAKIEALPDDVKA; encoded by the coding sequence ATGGCTAAAAATCTTCTCATAGTTGAATCTCCATCTAAAGCAAAAACAATAAGCAAATACCTTGGTCCAGATTTTATTGTTGAAGCTTCCGTTGGGCATGTTAAAGACCTCCCGAAGAACCCGAAGGATAAATCAAAGCTTGGGATAGATCTTGAGGATGATTACAAACCCCGCTATGTTGTAATTCGTGGAAAGAAAGAGATAATTGAGAAGCTAAAAAGTCTCGCAGGTAAAGTCAGCAAGGTTTACATAGCAACTGACCCAGATAGGGAAGGTGAGGCGATCGCTTGGCATATCAAAACCGAGATAGAGAGGATAAACCCAAACATTTATCGTGTTCTCTTCACTGAGATAACACGCACGGGGATTGAGCAGGGGATGAGAAAACCTCGCAGTATTGATATGAATCTTGTTGATGCACAGCAGGCGAGAAGAGTTCTTGATAGGATAGTCGGTTACAGAATAAGCCCTTTCCTGAAAAAGGTTGTAAATGAGAAAATTTCACTATCTGCAGGTAGAGTTCAATCAGTTGCTCTTCGCCTCATTTGCGAAAGAGAGGAAGAGATAAGGAATTTTAAGCCTGAGGAATACTGGACAATTGAAGCTGAGTTTAAGACAGGGTCGGGAGAAATTTTAAAAGCGAAACTTTTTAAAATTGACGGTAAAGAGCCGAAAATCCCGGATAAAGAAACTGCGGAAAAAATCCTTAAGGAGTTGAAACAAAAGACATTTACGATTTCAAATATTCAAAAGAAGGAAGTCCTTAAAAATCCCGCTCCTCCGTTTATAACCAGCACTCTTCAACAAGAAGCGAATAACAAGTTGAAATTCTCAGCTAAAAAAACGATGCTTCTTGCACAGCAACTTTACGAAGGCGTTGATATCGGGGAAGAGGGTAGAGTTGGTTTGATCACTTATATGAGAACTGACTCAACAAGGATAAGTGATGAGGCGGTAAATGCAGTTAGGGAATTTATCTTCAACAACTATGGAAAGGAATATCTCCCGCAAGTGCCACGAGTTTATAAAAAATCAAAGGTTAGTCAAGACGCTCACGAAGCAATTAGACCGACATCTATGAAATATGAACCAAGGGCTGTGAAGAAATATCTTAGCGATGATTTATTTGCGCTTTATGAGTTGATATGGAATCGTTTCGTTGCTTGTCAGATGACATCGGCTGTTCTTGATCAAACTGTTGTTGACATAGTTGCTGACAATTATCTTTTCAGGGCTACTGGCTCAGTTGTTAAGTTCAATGGGTTCATGCAAATTTATCAAGAAGCGAGCGTTGATGAAAAAGAAAGCAATGAGAGGGAGTATAAAATCCCGATTAACATAAAAGTCGGTGAGATTTTGAAATTGACTAATTTAGTTCCTGAGCAACATTTCACGAAACCACCCTCAAGATATACAGAGGCAACGCTTGTCAAGGAGCTTGAATCAAGGGGAATCGGTAGACCTAGCACATACGCCACAATCATAAGTACAATTCTTGAGCGTGGATATGTTGAACTTCAAGAAAGAAGGCTTGTTCCAACGGACCTTGGTTTTGCTGTGAATAAAATTTTAGTTGCGAATTTCCCGGATATATTTGACTATAAATTCACCGCTCGGATGGAAGAAGACCTTGACGAGATAGCGTCTGGTAAAAAAACATATGTTAAAGTCGTTGATTCATTTTTCAGACCTTTTGAGGAACATTTGCAAAATCTTCAAGAACGAAAAGATGAAATAAGGGAGCTGATCCAGGAAGAGACAAATATAATTTGTGAGAAATGTGGTTCAAGGATGGTTGTTAAAGTAGATAAATATGGTAAATATCTTGTTTGTTCAAATGAGGAGTGCTCGTATACGATGGCATTCCCAGCGGATGGAGAACTTGAAAAAGTTAGAATATGTCCCGAATGTGGAGGAAGGTTGATATTAAGGAGGGGGAGATTCGGGAAATTCTACGGCTGTGAAAATTATCCAAGCTGTAAATATACGGAGTCAATCACGACTGGTATAAAGTGTCCTGAATGTTTAGAAGGGGAGCTCGTTGAAAGGAAGACGAAACGAAAAAGGACATTTTATGGCTGTTCAAATTATCCAAAATGTAATTTCATCCTTTGGGATAAGCCAATTGAAAAACCTTGTCCAGAGTGTGGTTATCCGCTTATAGTAAAGCCAAATAGAAAAACATCCAGCGGTTATAAATGTCCAAGGTGTAGTGCGAAGATTGAAGCGCTTCCCGACGATGTAAAGGCTTGA